One Saimiri boliviensis isolate mSaiBol1 chromosome 17, mSaiBol1.pri, whole genome shotgun sequence genomic window carries:
- the LOC101038870 gene encoding LOW QUALITY PROTEIN: olfactory receptor 1D5-like (The sequence of the model RefSeq protein was modified relative to this genomic sequence to represent the inferred CDS: inserted 1 base in 1 codon; deleted 2 bases in 1 codon), with translation MDGDHHSENSQFLLLGMSESPEQQLILFWMFLSMYLVMVVGNVLIILAISSDSHLHTPMYFFLANLSFTDLFVTNTIPKMLVNLQSQNKAISYAGCLMQLCFLVSLVTLDNLILAVIAYDRYVAICCPXHYVTAMSPGLCILLLCLCWGWSVLYGLLLTLLMTRVTLCGPREIYYLFCEMYVLLRLACSNTHIIHTVLVTSGCFIFIIPLGFMIISCVRIVRTILQIPSASKKYKAFSTCASHLGVVSLFYGTLAMVYLQPLHTYSVKDSVATVMYAVVTPMMNPFIIYSLRNKDMHKALGRLLRRPFQRLKCR, from the exons ATGGATGGAGATCACCATAGTGAGAACTCACAGTTCCTACTCCTGGGGATGTCGGAGAGTCCCGAGCAGCAGCTGATCCTGTTTTGGATGTTCCTGTCCATGTacctggtcatggtggtgggaaATGTGCTCATCATCCTGGCCATCAGCTCTGATTCCCACCTGCATACTCCTATGTACTTCTTCCTGGCCAACCTCTCCTTCACTGACCTCTTTGTCACCAATACAATCCCCAAGATGCTGGTGAACCTCCAGTCCCAGAATAAAGCCATCTCCTATGCAGGGTGTCTGATGCAGCTCTGCTTCCTGGTCTCCTTGGTGACCCTGGACAACCTCATCCTGGCTGTGATAGCATATGACCGCTATGTGGCCATCTGCTGCC TCCACTATGTCACAGCCATGAGCCCTGGGCTCTGTATCTTGCTCCTCTGCTTGTGTTGGGGGTGGTCTGTTCTCTATggcctcctcctcaccctcctcatgaCCAGGGTGACCCTCTGTGGGCCTCGGGAGATCTACTACCTCTTCTGTGAGATGTACGTCCTGCTGCGGCTGGCATGTTCCAACACCCACATCATTCACACAGTGCTGGTTACCAGTGGCTGCTTCATCTTCATTATACCCTTAGGGTTCATGATCATATCCTGTGTACGTATTGTCAGAACCATCCTTCAAATACCCTCAgcctctaaaaaatacaaagcctTCTCTACCTGTGCCTCACATTTGGGTGTGGTCTCCCTCTTTTATGGGACACTTGCTATGGTATACCTGCAGCCCCTGCACACCTACTCTGTGAAGGACTCAGTAGCCACAGTGATGTATGCGGTGGTGACACCCATGATGAACCCTTTCATC ATCTACAGCCTGAGGAACAAGGACATGCATAAAGCTCTGGGAAGACTCTTAAGGAGACCCTTTCAGAGGCTTAAATGCAGGTAA
- the LOC101040803 gene encoding olfactory receptor 1D2 yields the protein MDGGNQSKGSDFLLLGMSESPEQQRILFWMFLSMYLVTVVGNVLIILAISSDSRLHTPMYFFLANLSFTDLFFVTNTIPKMLVNLQSQNKAISYAGCLTQLYFLVSLVALDNLILAVMAYDRYVAICCPLHYTTAMSPKLCILLLSLCGVLSVLYGLIHTLLMTRVTFCGSRKIHYIFCEMYVLLRLACSNIQINHTVLIATGCFIFLIPFGFMIISYVLIVRAILRIPSVSKKYKAFSTCASHLGVVSLFYGTLCMVYLKPLHTYSVKDSVATVMYAVVTPMMNPFLYSLRNKDMHGALGRLLDKHFQRLT from the coding sequence ATGGATGGAGGTAACCAGAGTAAAGGTTCAGATTTCCTACTCCTGGGGATGTCGGAGAGTCCCGAGCAGCAGCGGATCCTGTTTTGGATGTTCCTGTCCATGTACCTGGTCACGGTGGTGGGAAATGTGCTCATCATCCTGGCCATCAGCTCTGATTCCCGCCTGCACACACCCATGTACTTCTTCCTGGCCAACCTCTCCTTCACTGACCTCTTCTTTGTCACCAACACAATCCCCAAGATGCTGGTGAACCTCCAGTCCCAGAACAAAGCCATCTCCTATGCAGGGTGTCTGACACAGCTCTACTTCCTGGTCTCCTTGGTGGCCCTGGACAACCTCATCCTGGCTGTGATGGCATATGACCGCTATGTGGCCATCTGCTGCCCCCTTCACTACACCACAGCCATGAGCCCTAAGCTCTGTATCTTACTCCTTTCCTTGTGTGGGGTCCTATCTGTTCTCTATGGCCTAATACATACCCTGCTCATGACCAGAGTGACGTTCTGTGGGTCACGAAAAATCCACTACATCTTCTGTGAGATGTATGTATTGCTGAGGCTGGCATGTTCCAACATTCAGATTAATCACACAGTGCTGATTGCCACAGGCTGCTTTATCTTCCTCATTCCCTTTGGTTTTATGATCATTTCCTATGTGTTGATTGTCAGAGCCATCCTCAGAATACCCTCAGTCTCTAAGAAATACAAAGCCTTCTCCACCTGTGCCTCCCATTTGGGTGTAGTCTCTCTCTTCTATGGGACACTTTGTATGGTATACCTGAAGCCCCTCCATACCTACTCTGTGAAGGACTCAGTAGCCACAGTGATGTATGCTGTGGTGACCCCTATGATGAACCCTTTCCTCTACAGCCTGAGGAACAAGGACATGCATGGGGCTCTGGGAAGACTCCTAGATAAACACTTTCAGAGGCTTACCTGA